A single genomic interval of Desulfovibrio sp. JC022 harbors:
- the gspM gene encoding type II secretion system protein GspM, which translates to MDLERFYIWQDWPAEKQKLFFTALVAGWALIVFMIWSGFSDSQSKAERITLSSKQKYAKVVPLVEQLKAGESSRGALVNREPMTAAQQVIRDLGLDTRLTSLRPLQGGSNSGQGVQVLLESLNLPELVALLRDFKVRGALKVTNFNINHRLDSPELADVQIILFR; encoded by the coding sequence ATGGATCTGGAAAGATTTTACATATGGCAGGATTGGCCTGCTGAAAAACAGAAACTTTTTTTTACTGCTCTGGTTGCGGGCTGGGCACTGATTGTCTTCATGATCTGGTCCGGGTTTAGCGATTCTCAGTCCAAGGCTGAGCGGATTACGCTTTCCAGTAAGCAGAAATATGCCAAGGTCGTTCCGTTGGTGGAGCAATTGAAAGCCGGTGAATCATCCCGTGGCGCACTGGTGAATCGCGAGCCCATGACCGCAGCACAACAGGTGATTCGTGATCTTGGCCTTGATACAAGATTGACTTCCCTTCGCCCGTTGCAAGGTGGATCTAATTCCGGTCAGGGGGTGCAGGTGTTGTTAGAATCCCTTAATCTGCCGGAACTGGTGGCTTTGTTGCGTGATTTTAAAGTGCGCGGAGCTTTGAAGGTTACAAATTTCAATATCAATCACAGGCTGGACTCCCCTGAGTTGGCTGATGTGCAGATCATTCTTTTCAGGTAG
- a CDS encoding class I SAM-dependent methyltransferase, with amino-acid sequence MISNNILSFAKSVLCEVLEPGCVAVDATVGNGYDTVFLSEKAGVGGHVFGFDIQEDAVKQTEQRLNEECLPENWTVFHSGHENMAELIPAEFHGRVNAVMFNLGFLPGSDKTVITKCETTLEAIKASLEILAKGGMLCIAIYAGHPGGDAEDVAVREYCTGLDYRTYRVIQSEMINKPGHPIRMLFVTKL; translated from the coding sequence ATGATTTCCAACAATATTCTTTCTTTTGCCAAGTCAGTGCTTTGCGAAGTGCTTGAGCCGGGCTGTGTTGCCGTTGATGCCACAGTTGGCAACGGCTACGACACAGTTTTTCTTTCAGAAAAAGCCGGTGTCGGTGGGCACGTGTTTGGATTTGATATTCAGGAAGATGCGGTCAAGCAGACCGAGCAGCGGCTTAATGAGGAGTGCCTGCCCGAAAACTGGACCGTTTTTCATTCCGGGCATGAGAATATGGCAGAGCTTATTCCTGCTGAGTTTCATGGGCGGGTCAACGCGGTCATGTTCAATCTCGGCTTCCTGCCGGGAAGTGATAAGACGGTCATAACCAAGTGTGAAACAACTCTCGAAGCAATAAAGGCTTCCCTTGAGATACTCGCCAAGGGCGGCATGCTCTGTATTGCCATCTATGCCGGGCATCCCGGCGGGGACGCGGAAGATGTCGCTGTGCGAGAATACTGCACCGGACTCGATTACCGTACCTACCGGGTCATCCAGAGTGAGATGATCAACAAGCCCGGACACCCCATACGGATGTTGTTTGTGACCAAGCTGTAG